From a region of the Acidobacteriota bacterium genome:
- a CDS encoding FixH family protein, translating to MKKISRIVLLAGTFTIIGCQQTQVPAERSVAAPTPQAQGNKTAIIAERVEGTSPYKVAVALDPAQPVSQKPVTFRFTVADAAGKPAAGLNAGIALVMPIMDMGKNEFPAKETAPGVYEGSGAFTMDDEWEIFLTLQHGKDKPAKHVFNVRVAE from the coding sequence ATGAAGAAGATCTCTCGCATCGTCTTGCTCGCCGGCACGTTCACCATCATCGGATGCCAGCAGACCCAGGTGCCGGCGGAGAGATCCGTAGCGGCGCCCACACCGCAGGCGCAAGGGAATAAGACTGCGATCATCGCTGAGCGCGTGGAAGGCACGTCGCCCTACAAGGTCGCGGTCGCGCTCGATCCCGCGCAGCCGGTGAGTCAGAAGCCGGTCACCTTCCGCTTCACCGTGGCAGACGCTGCCGGCAAACCCGCTGCCGGCCTCAACGCCGGCATCGCGCTGGTGATGCCGATCATGGATATGGGCAAGAACGAGTTCCCCGCGAAAGAGACGGCGCCGGGCGTCTACGAAGGCAGCGGCGCCTTCACCATGGACGACGAGTGGGAGATATTCCTCACGCTGCAGCATGGCAAAGACAAACCAGCGAAGCATGTCTTCAACGTGCGCGTGGCGGAGTAA
- a CDS encoding cation diffusion facilitator family transporter produces MVARAHPHPGSVGGDLKRPPNAQRVLTLAMVATGGYIVLLAIAGWKAHSLALLSEAGHNLSDFLALALSWVAVYIQTRPPSARRTYGYQRAGVLAAFVNALTLIGIAFYIFYEAGARLYRPQPVHPGLMMWVAAVGIVMNGVIALALLGSNRDVNLRSAFIHEIGDTVSTAAVLIGGFVIARTGQTWVDPALSFGIGALILWSSLGIMRETLNILLEGTPSGMELARIEAALRAVPGVNDVHDLHVWSLGSESHALSCHISIEDIPPSESERILRAIKEVLDRDFQIDHTTIQFENVVCEVAHGCVVPVRETDAASGHTH; encoded by the coding sequence ATGGTCGCGCGCGCACACCCACATCCCGGAAGCGTTGGCGGCGATCTCAAGCGGCCGCCGAACGCGCAGCGTGTGCTCACGCTGGCGATGGTCGCCACGGGCGGCTACATCGTGCTGCTGGCGATCGCGGGTTGGAAGGCGCACTCGCTCGCGCTGCTCTCCGAAGCCGGCCACAACCTCAGCGATTTTCTGGCGCTGGCGCTCAGTTGGGTGGCGGTCTACATCCAGACGCGTCCGCCGAGCGCGCGCCGTACTTACGGATACCAGCGCGCCGGCGTGCTGGCTGCGTTCGTCAACGCGCTCACGCTCATCGGCATCGCGTTCTACATTTTTTACGAAGCGGGCGCGCGGCTTTACCGGCCGCAGCCAGTGCATCCCGGCCTGATGATGTGGGTGGCGGCAGTGGGCATCGTGATGAATGGCGTCATCGCGCTGGCGCTGTTGGGTAGCAATCGCGACGTGAACTTGCGCAGCGCGTTCATCCACGAGATCGGCGACACCGTCTCGACCGCAGCCGTCCTCATTGGCGGATTCGTGATCGCGCGCACCGGGCAGACCTGGGTCGACCCCGCGCTCTCGTTCGGCATCGGCGCATTGATCTTGTGGTCGAGCCTCGGCATCATGCGCGAGACGCTCAACATCCTGCTCGAAGGCACGCCGAGTGGCATGGAGCTGGCGCGCATCGAGGCCGCCCTCCGCGCTGTGCCGGGCGTGAACGACGTGCACGACCTCCACGTCTGGAGCCTGGGATCGGAGTCGCACGCCCTCTCCTGCCATATCTCCATCGAAGACATCCCACCATCAGAGAGCGAACGCATCCTGCGCGCGATAAAAGAAGTGCTCGACCGCGATTTCCAGATCGACCACACCACCATCCAATTCGAGAATGTGGTGTGCGAGGTGGCGCACGGCTGCGTGGTGCCGGTGCGCGAAACAGATGCCGCTTCGGGACACACGCACTGA